One genomic segment of Chelonia mydas isolate rCheMyd1 chromosome 1, rCheMyd1.pri.v2, whole genome shotgun sequence includes these proteins:
- the DCUN1D5 gene encoding DCN1-like protein 5 isoform X3 yields MVKGDDLVTDLCLSQCTGWTHKRAKLRCDCTEKLQSKFDFLRSQLNDISSFKNIYRYAFDFARDKDQRSLDIDTAKSMLALLLGRTWPLFSVFYQYLEQSKYRVMNKDQWYNVLEFSRTVHADLSNYDEDGAWPVLLDEFVEWQKVRQVS; encoded by the exons ATGGTTAAAGGGGATGACCTCGTTACA gacctctgcctcagtcagtgcacaggatggacgcACAAGAGGGCAAAATTAAG GTGTGACTGCACAGAAAAGTTACAGAGTAAGTTTGATTTTTTGCGGTCACAACTGAATGACATTTCATCCTTTAAGAATATCTACAGATATGCCTTTGATTTTGCAAGG GATAAAGACCAGCGAAGTCTTGATATTGATACTGCAAAATCTATGTTAGCGCTTCTGCTTGGAAGAACATGGCCACTGTTCTCAGTATTTTATCAGTACTTGGAG caATCAAAGTATAGAGTTATGAACAAGGATCAGTGGTACAATGTGTTAGAATTCAGCAGAACTGTGCATGCAGATCTTAGCAACTACGATGAAGATGGTGCAT GGCCCGTTCTCCTTGATGAATTTGTTGAGTGGCAAAAAGTTCGTCAAGTGTCATAG
- the DCUN1D5 gene encoding DCN1-like protein 5 isoform X2 produces MPVKKKRKSAAAAAVADETGLKKCKLGSYCRSQASGKVISGEEHFSSKKCLAWFYEYAGPDEVVGPEGMEKFCEDIGVEPENIIMLVLAWKLEAESMGFFTKEEWLKGMTSLQCDCTEKLQSKFDFLRSQLNDISSFKNIYRYAFDFARDKDQRSLDIDTAKSMLALLLGRTWPLFSVFYQYLEGPFSLMNLLSGKKFVKCHSKNFEENAEFFDAHLYTN; encoded by the exons ATGCCggtgaagaagaagagaaaatccgcggcggcggcggcggtagCGGACGAGACCGGCCTCAAGAAATGTAAACTGGGCAG CTATTGCAGATCGCAAGCTTCTGGTAAAGTGATAAGTGGAGAGGAGCATTTTTCAAGCAAGAAGTGCCTGGCTTGGTTTTATGAATATGCAG GTCCTGATGAAGTTGTAGGGCCAGAGGGAATGGAAAAGTTCTGTGAAGACATTGGTGTTGAACCTGAGAAC ATTATTATGTTAGTTTTAGCCTGGAAATTAGAGGCTGAAAGCATGGGATTTTTTACCAAGGAAGAATGGTTAAAGGGGATGACCTCGTTACA GTGTGACTGCACAGAAAAGTTACAGAGTAAGTTTGATTTTTTGCGGTCACAACTGAATGACATTTCATCCTTTAAGAATATCTACAGATATGCCTTTGATTTTGCAAGG GATAAAGACCAGCGAAGTCTTGATATTGATACTGCAAAATCTATGTTAGCGCTTCTGCTTGGAAGAACATGGCCACTGTTCTCAGTATTTTATCAGTACTTGGAG GGCCCGTTCTCCTTGATGAATTTGTTGAGTGGCAAAAAGTTCGTCAAGTGTCATAGCAAGAACTTTgaagaaaatgcagaattttttGATGCCCACCTCTATACAAACTAA
- the DCUN1D5 gene encoding DCN1-like protein 5 isoform X4 has product MEKFCEDIGVEPENIIMLVLAWKLEAESMGFFTKEEWLKGMTSLQCDCTEKLQSKFDFLRSQLNDISSFKNIYRYAFDFARDKDQRSLDIDTAKSMLALLLGRTWPLFSVFYQYLEQSKYRVMNKDQWYNVLEFSRTVHADLSNYDEDGAWPVLLDEFVEWQKVRQVS; this is encoded by the exons ATGGAAAAGTTCTGTGAAGACATTGGTGTTGAACCTGAGAAC ATTATTATGTTAGTTTTAGCCTGGAAATTAGAGGCTGAAAGCATGGGATTTTTTACCAAGGAAGAATGGTTAAAGGGGATGACCTCGTTACA GTGTGACTGCACAGAAAAGTTACAGAGTAAGTTTGATTTTTTGCGGTCACAACTGAATGACATTTCATCCTTTAAGAATATCTACAGATATGCCTTTGATTTTGCAAGG GATAAAGACCAGCGAAGTCTTGATATTGATACTGCAAAATCTATGTTAGCGCTTCTGCTTGGAAGAACATGGCCACTGTTCTCAGTATTTTATCAGTACTTGGAG caATCAAAGTATAGAGTTATGAACAAGGATCAGTGGTACAATGTGTTAGAATTCAGCAGAACTGTGCATGCAGATCTTAGCAACTACGATGAAGATGGTGCAT GGCCCGTTCTCCTTGATGAATTTGTTGAGTGGCAAAAAGTTCGTCAAGTGTCATAG
- the DCUN1D5 gene encoding DCN1-like protein 5 isoform X1: MPVKKKRKSAAAAAVADETGLKKCKLGSYCRSQASGKVISGEEHFSSKKCLAWFYEYAGPDEVVGPEGMEKFCEDIGVEPENIIMLVLAWKLEAESMGFFTKEEWLKGMTSLQCDCTEKLQSKFDFLRSQLNDISSFKNIYRYAFDFARDKDQRSLDIDTAKSMLALLLGRTWPLFSVFYQYLEQSKYRVMNKDQWYNVLEFSRTVHADLSNYDEDGAWPVLLDEFVEWQKVRQVS; this comes from the exons ATGCCggtgaagaagaagagaaaatccgcggcggcggcggcggtagCGGACGAGACCGGCCTCAAGAAATGTAAACTGGGCAG CTATTGCAGATCGCAAGCTTCTGGTAAAGTGATAAGTGGAGAGGAGCATTTTTCAAGCAAGAAGTGCCTGGCTTGGTTTTATGAATATGCAG GTCCTGATGAAGTTGTAGGGCCAGAGGGAATGGAAAAGTTCTGTGAAGACATTGGTGTTGAACCTGAGAAC ATTATTATGTTAGTTTTAGCCTGGAAATTAGAGGCTGAAAGCATGGGATTTTTTACCAAGGAAGAATGGTTAAAGGGGATGACCTCGTTACA GTGTGACTGCACAGAAAAGTTACAGAGTAAGTTTGATTTTTTGCGGTCACAACTGAATGACATTTCATCCTTTAAGAATATCTACAGATATGCCTTTGATTTTGCAAGG GATAAAGACCAGCGAAGTCTTGATATTGATACTGCAAAATCTATGTTAGCGCTTCTGCTTGGAAGAACATGGCCACTGTTCTCAGTATTTTATCAGTACTTGGAG caATCAAAGTATAGAGTTATGAACAAGGATCAGTGGTACAATGTGTTAGAATTCAGCAGAACTGTGCATGCAGATCTTAGCAACTACGATGAAGATGGTGCAT GGCCCGTTCTCCTTGATGAATTTGTTGAGTGGCAAAAAGTTCGTCAAGTGTCATAG